A window from Thermococcus celericrescens encodes these proteins:
- the tuf gene encoding translation elongation factor EF-1 subunit alpha — protein MAKEKPHINIVFIGHVDHGKSTTVGRLLFDSQNIPENIIQKFEQMGEKGKSFKFAWVMDRLKEERERGITIDVAHTKFETPHRYITIIDAPGHRDFVKNMITGASQADAAVLVVAVTDGVMPQTKEHAFLAKTLGINHMIVSVNKMDMVNYDEKKFKQVAEQVKKLLMMLGYKNVQVIPTSAWEGDNIVKKSDKMPWYNGPTLFEALDQIPEPPKPTDKPLRIPIQDVYSIKGVGTVPVGRVETGVLKVGDVVIFEPASTIFHKAIQGEVKSIEMHHESMPEALPGDNIGFNVRGVGKNDIKRGDVAGHTNNPPTVVRPKDTFKAQIIVLNHPTAITVGYTPVLHAHTLQVAVRFEQLLAKLDPRTGNIVEENPQFIKTGDSAIVVLRPTKPMVIEPVKEIPQMGRFAIRDMGQTVAAGMVISVQKAE, from the coding sequence ATGGCTAAGGAGAAGCCGCACATTAACATTGTCTTTATCGGACACGTCGACCACGGAAAGAGCACCACCGTTGGAAGGCTCCTGTTCGACAGCCAGAACATTCCGGAGAACATCATCCAGAAGTTCGAGCAGATGGGTGAGAAGGGTAAGTCCTTCAAGTTCGCTTGGGTCATGGACAGGCTCAAGGAGGAGCGCGAGAGGGGTATCACCATCGACGTTGCCCATACCAAGTTCGAGACCCCTCACAGGTACATCACCATCATCGACGCTCCGGGCCACAGGGACTTCGTTAAGAACATGATCACCGGTGCCAGCCAGGCTGACGCCGCCGTTCTCGTCGTTGCCGTTACCGACGGTGTCATGCCGCAGACCAAGGAGCACGCCTTCCTCGCCAAGACCCTCGGTATCAACCATATGATCGTCAGCGTCAACAAGATGGACATGGTCAACTACGACGAGAAGAAGTTCAAGCAGGTCGCCGAGCAGGTTAAGAAGCTCCTCATGATGCTCGGCTACAAGAACGTCCAGGTCATCCCGACCAGCGCTTGGGAGGGCGACAACATCGTTAAGAAGAGCGACAAGATGCCCTGGTACAACGGCCCGACCCTCTTCGAGGCCCTCGACCAGATACCGGAGCCGCCGAAGCCGACCGACAAGCCGCTCCGCATCCCGATCCAGGACGTCTACTCCATTAAGGGTGTCGGTACCGTCCCGGTCGGCCGTGTCGAGACCGGTGTCCTCAAGGTCGGTGACGTCGTCATCTTCGAGCCGGCCTCAACGATCTTCCACAAGGCCATCCAGGGTGAGGTCAAGAGCATCGAGATGCACCACGAGTCCATGCCCGAGGCCCTTCCGGGTGACAACATCGGATTCAACGTCCGTGGCGTTGGTAAGAACGACATAAAGCGCGGTGACGTTGCCGGACACACCAACAACCCGCCGACCGTCGTCAGGCCGAAGGACACCTTCAAGGCCCAGATCATCGTCCTCAACCACCCAACAGCTATCACCGTTGGCTACACCCCGGTCCTCCACGCGCACACCCTCCAGGTTGCCGTCAGGTTCGAGCAGCTCCTGGCTAAGCTCGACCCGAGGACCGGCAACATCGTCGAGGAGAACCCGCAGTTCATCAAGACCGGTGACTCCGCCATCGTCGTCCTCAGGCCGACCAAGCCGATGGTCATCGAGCCGGTCAAGGAGATCCCGCAGATGGGCCGCTTTGCTATCCGTGACATGGGCCAGACCGTCGCTGCCGGTATGGTCATCTCCGTTCAGAAGGCCGAGTGA
- the rpsJ gene encoding 30S ribosomal protein S10, translating to MQKARIKLASTDIKALNEVTDQIKQIAERTGVRMSGPIPLPTRRIRITTRKSPDGEGTATFDRFELRVHKRLVDIEADERAMRQIMRIRVPEDVTIEIELIS from the coding sequence ATGCAGAAGGCAAGGATTAAGCTTGCGAGCACGGACATTAAGGCCCTCAACGAGGTCACCGACCAGATCAAGCAGATCGCCGAGAGGACCGGCGTCAGGATGAGCGGGCCTATACCGCTCCCGACCAGGAGGATCAGAATCACCACCAGGAAGAGCCCGGACGGAGAGGGCACCGCCACCTTTGACAGGTTCGAGCTTCGCGTTCACAAGAGGCTCGTCGATATAGAGGCCGACGAAAGGGCCATGCGCCAGATCATGCGCATCCGCGTTCCGGAAGACGTCACCATCGAGATCGAGCTCATCTCCTGA
- a CDS encoding ATP-binding protein, whose amino-acid sequence MSRQTFVDRERELEFLEKRYRSDKAELLIIYGRRRIGKTELLLQFARDKPHVYFLATEKPYHDNLRELQKLLAEFLGDELFSRISFHDIDELLMAFAERVRDERVVLVIDEFPLLIERYRPVLSLLQRAWDLKLSKGRIMLILCGSSVSAMETEVLGYKSPLYGRRTGQWRLTEIPFFYIGEFLPGYSIEDLVKVWGVVGGIPAYLLKFEPGKDFNENVVDNVLSKSAFLYEEAEILLREELREPANYFAILEAIAGGRNRFGEIVNATGLDKSLVSKYLGVLRRLGIVRREVSVTATAKEASKRGLYSIDDNYFSFWFRYVLPNRSYLEAGLAKDVWERSQKDFNAYMGSAFERLVGSPEVFIELTGFHFTKLGRWWHRREEIDLLALNEREKKALFVEVKWKDLSEREARGILKDLGRKGELVGLEDWKKHWGLVARKVGGKERLNAEGWRVWDLADFKVPS is encoded by the coding sequence ATGAGTAGACAAACTTTCGTGGACAGGGAGAGGGAGCTTGAGTTTCTGGAGAAGAGATACCGCAGTGACAAAGCCGAACTGCTCATTATATACGGTCGCAGGAGGATTGGGAAGACCGAGCTGCTCCTCCAGTTCGCTCGGGACAAACCCCATGTTTATTTCCTCGCAACGGAAAAACCGTACCATGATAATCTCCGCGAGCTTCAAAAGCTCCTCGCAGAATTCCTCGGCGATGAATTATTCAGCAGAATCTCTTTCCACGATATTGATGAGCTTCTGATGGCCTTTGCTGAGAGAGTACGTGATGAACGCGTTGTCCTAGTGATTGACGAGTTTCCCCTGCTTATAGAACGCTATCGGCCGGTTCTCTCGCTCCTTCAGAGAGCATGGGACTTGAAGCTCTCGAAGGGCAGAATAATGTTGATTCTCTGCGGTTCGAGTGTTTCAGCCATGGAAACGGAGGTTTTGGGTTACAAAAGCCCGCTCTACGGAAGACGGACCGGGCAGTGGCGCTTAACGGAGATTCCCTTCTTCTACATCGGTGAGTTCCTTCCTGGCTATTCGATCGAAGACCTCGTGAAGGTCTGGGGTGTGGTGGGAGGGATTCCGGCTTACCTCCTGAAGTTCGAGCCTGGGAAGGACTTTAACGAAAACGTCGTTGACAACGTCCTCTCAAAGAGTGCCTTTCTCTACGAGGAGGCCGAAATACTCCTGAGGGAAGAGCTCAGGGAGCCGGCCAACTACTTCGCGATACTCGAGGCGATAGCGGGTGGGAGGAATAGATTTGGGGAGATTGTGAACGCAACCGGGCTCGACAAGAGCCTCGTTTCCAAGTACCTGGGCGTCCTCCGGAGGCTTGGAATAGTCCGGCGGGAGGTTTCCGTCACCGCAACGGCCAAAGAAGCCAGCAAAAGGGGACTCTATTCCATAGACGACAACTACTTCTCCTTCTGGTTCAGGTATGTCCTCCCGAACAGGAGCTACCTTGAGGCTGGACTGGCGAAGGACGTCTGGGAGCGTTCGCAGAAGGATTTCAACGCCTATATGGGTTCGGCCTTCGAACGACTTGTTGGAAGTCCGGAGGTTTTCATCGAGCTCACCGGCTTCCACTTCACGAAACTCGGTCGCTGGTGGCACAGAAGGGAGGAGATTGATCTCCTCGCGTTGAACGAGCGCGAGAAAAAGGCTTTGTTCGTTGAGGTGAAGTGGAAGGACTTGAGCGAGAGGGAAGCGCGGGGGATTTTGAAGGACCTGGGGAGGAAGGGCGAGTTGGTTGGCCTCGAAGACTGGAAAAAGCACTGGGGGCTGGTTGCCAGGAAAGTTGGCGGAAAGGAAAGGTTGAACGCCGAAGGCTGGCGGGTTTGGGATTTGGCCGATTTTAAAGTGCCGTCCTGA